One window of the bacterium genome contains the following:
- a CDS encoding retroviral-like aspartic protease family protein, with protein MFRKKVIVSNSKDPNQFFEEEFWVDTGALYSFVPEDYLERIGVEPSAKRNLILADGRQDMRLLGFCDFQIEDFEGNIPCPVIFAPKGSLFLLGATALENFGVEVDPIQKKLKPILAIIGGFLASQ; from the coding sequence ATGTTTAGGAAAAAGGTAATAGTTTCTAACAGCAAGGATCCTAATCAGTTCTTTGAAGAAGAATTTTGGGTAGATACGGGAGCTCTTTATTCCTTTGTCCCTGAGGATTATCTGGAAAGGATAGGCGTAGAACCGTCAGCAAAACGGAATCTGATTCTTGCTGACGGACGGCAGGATATGAGACTACTTGGTTTTTGTGACTTTCAGATTGAAGATTTCGAAGGCAATATTCCTTGCCCCGTGATTTTCGCACCAAAGGGCTCTCTGTTCTTGCTTGGAGCGACAGCTTTGGAGAACTTTGGCGTCGAAGTGGATCCGATTCAGAAAAAGTTGAAGCCGATTCTGGCTATTATTGGGGGATTCTTGGCTTCACAATGA
- a CDS encoding gluconeogenesis factor YvcK family protein, whose product MVDQKTELRIVAIGGGTGLPVVLEGLKDYTNNLTAIVTVTDSGRSSGLIRKDLGIPPPGDIRNCLVALSESEELMLRLFNYRFERSDNLRGHSFGNLFIAAMTMITGSFEKAIEEISKILKIKGRVIPSSLENVHICAELVDGTVIREEDNIIQREGNVLGRPPIKKVYLEPIQTHATPRAIEEIRQADIIILGPGSLYTSVISNLLVKGIPEAIRESSAKKVYLCNVMTQVCQTHNYKASDHIKVINQYLGEGILDYIIVNGKRPPEAVIRNYEDEFAFLVEIDNDRLNQYGIKIIKADLIEEMPEARRLWKKRDSLRHDSQKVGKVLLEILER is encoded by the coding sequence TTGGTCGACCAAAAAACAGAACTGAGGATTGTGGCCATAGGCGGGGGAACAGGACTACCCGTTGTCCTGGAAGGTCTGAAGGATTATACTAATAATCTCACGGCCATTGTCACGGTAACAGACAGTGGAAGAAGCAGCGGCCTCATTAGAAAAGATCTGGGTATCCCTCCGCCCGGGGATATAAGAAATTGCCTGGTGGCCCTTTCAGAATCAGAGGAATTGATGCTAAGGCTCTTTAATTACCGGTTTGAAAGGAGTGATAATCTGAGAGGGCATAGCTTTGGCAATCTTTTTATTGCCGCGATGACTATGATCACGGGTTCCTTTGAAAAGGCCATAGAAGAGATCAGTAAGATATTGAAGATCAAAGGCAGGGTAATTCCGTCCAGCCTTGAGAATGTCCATATCTGTGCAGAACTTGTGGATGGAACGGTAATTAGAGAAGAGGATAATATTATCCAACGAGAAGGGAATGTCCTGGGAAGGCCTCCCATAAAAAAAGTCTATCTGGAACCAATCCAGACCCATGCCACTCCCAGGGCCATCGAAGAGATAAGGCAGGCAGACATTATCATCCTGGGGCCGGGTAGCCTTTATACCAGCGTTATATCCAATCTGCTGGTGAAAGGGATTCCGGAGGCGATAAGAGAAAGTAGCGCCAAAAAGGTTTACCTGTGCAATGTAATGACTCAGGTCTGTCAAACCCATAATTATAAGGCCAGCGATCATATAAAGGTAATTAACCAATACCTGGGCGAAGGCATCCTAGATTACATCATTGTGAATGGAAAGAGACCACCAGAGGCGGTTATCAGAAATTATGAAGATGAGTTTGCCTTTTTAGTAGAGATAGATAACGATAGGTTGAACCAATATGGAATAAAGATAATAAAAGCGGATTTAATAGAAGAAATGCCGGAGGCGAGGAGATTATGGAAAAAGCGAGATAGCCTTAGACATGACTCCCAAAAGGTGGGTAAGGTCTTGTTAGAGATCTTGGAGAGATGA
- the gmhB gene encoding D-glycero-beta-D-manno-heptose 1,7-bisphosphate 7-phosphatase has product MKPEAVFLDRDGVINEEVDYLGNPEELFLLPGAASAIRELNQKGIKVIVVTNQSGVARGYFSEETVADIHQRLKYLLAREGAYLDAIYYCPHHPEAPLDQYRKACACRKPGSAMLETAAHDFGLDLSHCYLVGDKMLDIEAGAAVNCRTILVLTGYGEAELKKEKTLYPDAVAKDLSQAVEMILSLLSSAAF; this is encoded by the coding sequence ATGAAACCTGAGGCTGTATTTCTGGATCGAGATGGGGTAATTAATGAGGAGGTAGATTACTTAGGTAACCCGGAGGAACTTTTTTTGCTGCCTGGGGCGGCTTCGGCCATTCGGGAACTGAATCAAAAAGGCATAAAGGTAATTGTGGTTACTAACCAATCCGGTGTGGCTCGAGGTTACTTCAGCGAAGAAACAGTGGCGGATATTCACCAACGTCTTAAATACCTGCTGGCCAGAGAGGGGGCATATCTTGATGCTATTTACTACTGTCCTCACCATCCTGAAGCCCCGCTTGACCAATACAGAAAGGCTTGTGCCTGCCGCAAGCCAGGATCGGCTATGCTTGAAACCGCGGCGCATGATTTCGGTCTAGATCTAAGCCACTGTTATCTGGTGGGAGACAAAATGCTGGATATAGAGGCAGGTGCGGCAGTCAATTGCAGGACAATTCTTGTCTTAACCGGTTATGGAGAGGCTGAATTGAAGAAGGAGAAGACCCTTTATCCCGATGCGGTGGCCAAGGACCTTTCTCAGGCCGTAGAGATGATTTTATCGCTTCTTTCCTCCGCCGCGTTTTGA
- a CDS encoding TatA/E family twin arginine-targeting protein translocase codes for MFGIGMPELILIAIVALIIFGPKKLPEVGRALGKGLRELKNAAAGIKEEITKVAEEETKEKPKKGEK; via the coding sequence ATGTTTGGGATTGGCATGCCGGAATTGATCTTGATTGCGATAGTGGCCCTTATCATTTTTGGGCCTAAGAAGCTGCCTGAAGTAGGCCGGGCTCTGGGTAAAGGGCTTCGGGAGCTTAAAAACGCTGCGGCTGGGATAAAGGAAGAGATAACTAAGGTCGCCGAGGAGGAGACGAAAGAAAAGCCTAAGAAGGGGGAAAAATGA
- a CDS encoding phosphomannomutase/phosphoglucomutase, which yields MSKVDPSMFKAYDVRGIYPDQLNEEVAYRIGRAYSEFIKPKTVMVGRDIRLSSKSLSEALNRGLTEQGVNVVDAGQIGTDMVYFGVAHYRYDGGIMITASHNPKEYNGMKFVREQSIPISGDTGIMEIRDIVISGEFTPSDKVGQVEEQDIYQDYTGHVLSFIDPKVIKPYKVVLNGGNGVAGDIISQIIEHLPIQSIPIYFEPDGTFPRGEPNPLLPKNRTETIEKVKEEKADLGVAWDGDADRCFFIDEKGNFIEGYFITALLAETLLKKHPGEKIIFDPRLTWANIEVVKENRGIPIINKSGHAFFKERMRQENALFAGEMSAHFYFRENYFADNGIIPFLLILELMSTSGKSLSDLLKPLMSKYFISGEINRRVEDGAAKLKEIEGRYQDGKVEHIDGLSVEFPDWRFNLRVSNTEPLIRLNVEARSRKIMEEKRDELLEML from the coding sequence ATGTCTAAGGTTGACCCATCTATGTTTAAGGCTTACGACGTCAGGGGAATTTACCCTGACCAGTTAAATGAGGAGGTGGCTTATCGAATTGGCCGGGCTTATTCCGAATTTATTAAACCAAAGACGGTCATGGTTGGCCGGGATATCCGTCTTTCTTCAAAGTCTCTCTCTGAAGCCTTGAACCGGGGGCTTACCGAACAGGGCGTAAATGTAGTTGATGCTGGACAGATCGGCACAGACATGGTTTACTTTGGAGTAGCTCATTACCGTTACGATGGCGGAATAATGATTACTGCCTCACATAATCCAAAGGAATACAATGGGATGAAGTTTGTTCGAGAGCAGTCGATCCCCATCTCTGGTGACACAGGTATTATGGAGATTAGAGACATAGTCATTAGTGGAGAATTCACTCCGTCAGATAAAGTCGGCCAGGTTGAAGAACAGGATATCTATCAAGATTATACTGGCCATGTGCTCTCTTTTATCGACCCAAAAGTGATTAAACCTTACAAGGTAGTCCTGAATGGGGGCAATGGAGTGGCCGGAGATATAATCTCTCAAATTATTGAGCATCTACCGATCCAGTCAATCCCGATATATTTTGAGCCTGACGGGACATTTCCAAGAGGAGAACCCAATCCCTTGCTTCCGAAAAACCGAACCGAGACGATCGAAAAGGTAAAAGAGGAAAAAGCCGACCTGGGCGTGGCCTGGGATGGTGATGCGGATCGCTGTTTCTTTATTGATGAAAAAGGTAATTTTATCGAAGGGTATTTTATTACGGCCCTGCTGGCCGAGACCCTTCTAAAAAAGCATCCGGGGGAAAAGATTATTTTCGATCCCCGATTAACCTGGGCCAATATTGAGGTAGTTAAGGAAAACAGGGGCATACCCATTATTAACAAATCCGGCCATGCCTTCTTTAAAGAGAGAATGCGCCAGGAAAATGCCCTCTTTGCCGGTGAGATGAGCGCCCACTTTTATTTCCGTGAAAACTACTTTGCTGATAACGGGATAATCCCTTTCCTGCTGATCCTGGAATTAATGTCCACTTCGGGTAAGTCTCTCTCAGACTTATTGAAACCGCTCATGTCGAAATATTTTATTTCCGGCGAAATCAACCGAAGAGTTGAAGATGGCGCGGCCAAGCTAAAAGAGATTGAAGGACGTTACCAGGATGGGAAGGTAGAGCATATTGACGGCCTCTCGGTTGAATTCCCTGACTGGCGGTTTAATCTGCGGGTTTCTAATACCGAGCCCCTGATCCGCTTAAATGTGGAAGCCAGGAGTCGGAAAATTATGGAAGAGAAAAGAGATGAGTTGTTAGAGATGCTTTGA
- a CDS encoding S1 RNA-binding domain-containing protein → MSIEVGSIVTGKVVKTTEFGAFVEVEGKRRGLIHISQIADTYVKRVEDHLKVNDSVTAKVIGIAKKGNLDLSLKERETPAARPKNEEVKISKPLSPKAGFKEEEDRREHRSAAPFSFEDKLARFMKESQEKIQDMKKNLESKRGGGKKR, encoded by the coding sequence TTGTCCATTGAAGTAGGAAGTATTGTTACGGGAAAGGTAGTTAAGACCACTGAATTTGGGGCCTTTGTTGAAGTGGAGGGCAAAAGGCGAGGTCTTATTCATATATCTCAGATTGCTGATACTTACGTCAAGCGGGTGGAAGACCATCTTAAAGTAAATGATTCCGTCACCGCTAAGGTCATCGGGATTGCTAAGAAGGGAAATCTTGATCTCTCTCTGAAAGAGCGGGAAACACCTGCCGCCCGGCCCAAAAATGAAGAAGTAAAAATTAGCAAACCCTTAAGCCCTAAAGCCGGATTCAAAGAGGAAGAAGATAGAAGAGAGCATCGTTCAGCCGCGCCTTTCTCTTTTGAAGATAAACTGGCCCGGTTTATGAAAGAAAGCCAGGAAAAAATTCAGGATATGAAAAAAAATTTAGAATCAAAACGCGGCGGAGGAAAGAAGCGATAA
- the tatA gene encoding twin-arginine translocase TatA/TatE family subunit: MVVIFGIGFSELLIILIIVLIIFGAGKLPQIGRALGEGIKGFQSAVKGDDDKEKKDAGSEKEDNE, encoded by the coding sequence GTGGTTGTTATTTTTGGTATTGGTTTTTCAGAGTTGCTTATTATCCTCATCATCGTTCTGATCATCTTTGGGGCAGGGAAATTACCCCAGATCGGACGGGCTCTGGGAGAAGGGATAAAGGGCTTTCAATCAGCGGTCAAAGGCGACGATGATAAGGAAAAAAAGGACGCCGGTTCCGAGAAAGAGGACAATGAATGA
- a CDS encoding phosphopentomutase, whose amino-acid sequence MINRVILIVLDSVGVGELPDAGLYGDEGSNTLVNLAKAVGGLSLPNLTRLGLGDIAPIKGVEPVLEPEAAWGKMAERSVGKDTTTGHWEIAGLIRKEPFPLYPEGFPEEVIKPFSQAIGRGILGNKPASGTEIIKELGPEHLKTGLPIIYTSADSVFQIAAHVNLIPIGQLYEFCEIARQILVGRHGVGRVIARPFEGQAEEFRRINGLRKDYSLRPPHPTILNTLSENGLAVIGIGKISDIFAGSGISRSFHTNNNQEGIDKIIEVVKKFRPRGLIFTNLIDFDMVYGHRNDPDGYARALEEFDRHLTEIIEALAEDDVLILTADHGCDPTTESTDHSREYVPLLVYGKRVKRGYKLGTRKSLADIAATISNIFNLGFVTEGKGFEEAFDRKERKNWSTKKQN is encoded by the coding sequence ATGATCAACCGGGTTATTTTAATAGTTCTGGATAGTGTTGGGGTGGGTGAGTTACCTGATGCCGGACTTTATGGAGATGAGGGTAGCAATACCTTAGTTAATCTGGCCAAAGCGGTAGGCGGGCTTTCTCTTCCTAATTTAACCAGGTTGGGGCTGGGGGATATTGCGCCTATTAAGGGCGTAGAGCCGGTGCTTGAACCAGAGGCGGCCTGGGGCAAGATGGCCGAAAGGTCGGTGGGAAAAGATACGACCACCGGTCATTGGGAGATAGCTGGACTTATCCGTAAGGAGCCCTTCCCTCTCTATCCTGAGGGGTTCCCGGAGGAGGTAATCAAACCCTTCAGCCAGGCTATTGGTCGAGGTATTCTGGGTAATAAGCCTGCTTCCGGGACCGAGATCATAAAGGAATTGGGGCCGGAGCACCTGAAGACAGGACTCCCCATAATCTACACCTCGGCTGATAGTGTCTTTCAGATAGCCGCTCACGTAAACCTTATCCCGATAGGGCAATTATATGAATTCTGTGAGATAGCCCGTCAAATCCTGGTAGGCCGGCACGGGGTGGGTCGAGTAATCGCCCGCCCTTTTGAAGGCCAGGCAGAAGAATTCAGGAGGATCAACGGCCTTAGAAAGGACTACTCCCTCCGGCCTCCTCATCCGACTATTTTAAATACCCTCAGTGAAAATGGCCTGGCGGTGATTGGGATTGGAAAGATAAGCGATATCTTCGCCGGTTCAGGAATCAGCAGATCTTTTCATACTAATAATAATCAAGAGGGGATAGATAAAATCATTGAGGTGGTCAAGAAATTCCGGCCAAGGGGGCTAATATTCACTAACCTCATCGACTTTGATATGGTCTACGGCCATCGAAATGACCCTGACGGCTATGCCAGGGCCTTAGAGGAATTTGATAGACACCTGACGGAAATCATAGAGGCCTTAGCTGAAGATGATGTCCTGATCCTAACGGCTGATCATGGCTGCGATCCAACCACAGAAAGCACCGATCATTCCAGGGAATATGTGCCTCTTTTAGTTTATGGTAAAAGGGTCAAACGGGGTTATAAGCTCGGCACCAGAAAGAGCTTGGCCGATATAGCCGCCACTATTTCTAACATCTTTAATTTGGGATTTGTCACTGAGGGGAAAGGTTTTGAGGAGGCCTTTGATAGAAAGGAGCGAAAGAATTGGTCGACCAAAAAACAGAACTGA
- a CDS encoding D-sedoheptulose 7-phosphate isomerase, protein MKELIKQALAESAEIKSELAKEVNLIIKIAEAFMATYQQGGKVILFGNGGSAADAQHIAAELVGRFKRERSALPAIALTTNTSILTALANDYSFDDIFARQVEALVKKGDLCLGISTSGNSPNVLAGIREAKKLGAKTIGFTGQSGGKLAGLTDLCLKVPSNDTPRIQEAHITIGHIICDLVERELFDRKQ, encoded by the coding sequence ATGAAGGAGCTGATTAAGCAGGCATTGGCTGAAAGCGCGGAGATTAAATCTGAATTGGCTAAAGAAGTGAATCTTATCATTAAGATTGCTGAGGCATTTATGGCCACTTACCAACAAGGTGGCAAGGTAATTCTCTTTGGTAATGGCGGCAGTGCGGCTGATGCCCAACATATTGCGGCTGAATTGGTGGGAAGATTTAAAAGGGAGCGCTCTGCCCTGCCGGCTATTGCCCTGACTACCAACACCTCTATCCTTACTGCCCTGGCTAATGATTATTCCTTTGACGATATCTTTGCCCGTCAGGTTGAGGCGCTGGTCAAAAAGGGTGATCTCTGTCTGGGAATAAGCACCAGTGGAAACTCGCCTAACGTCTTAGCCGGCATAAGAGAAGCCAAAAAGTTGGGTGCAAAAACCATTGGATTTACCGGTCAGAGTGGCGGAAAGCTGGCCGGCCTCACTGACCTCTGTTTAAAAGTGCCTTCTAACGATACACCACGTATTCAAGAAGCCCACATTACTATTGGTCATATCATCTGTGACCTGGTCGAGAGGGAGTTGTTTGACCGTAAACAGTAG
- a CDS encoding clan AA aspartic protease produces the protein MGYVRTRIEIGNPRNPKLKRIEKEALVDTGALMLCIPEHICIQMGFEELEKREVIAADGKKQLVPYVGPVLVHFENRSCFVGALVLGDDVLLGAVPMEDMDLIVSPAHKKVVVNPDSPNFPQALVKQNI, from the coding sequence ATGGGTTATGTACGAACAAGAATTGAAATAGGTAATCCAAGAAATCCAAAACTGAAAAGAATAGAGAAAGAAGCTCTTGTAGATACAGGAGCATTGATGCTTTGTATTCCTGAACATATCTGTATTCAGATGGGCTTTGAAGAACTTGAGAAAAGAGAAGTTATAGCAGCTGATGGTAAAAAGCAATTGGTACCTTATGTTGGACCCGTTTTAGTGCATTTTGAAAATAGAAGCTGTTTTGTAGGGGCTTTAGTATTGGGTGATGATGTTTTGCTTGGCGCAGTTCCTATGGAAGATATGGACTTAATAGTATCGCCAGCTCATAAAAAAGTCGTTGTAAATCCCGACAGTCCTAATTTTCCTCAAGCTTTAGTTAAACAAAATATCTAA
- a CDS encoding molybdenum cofactor guanylyltransferase: MTALILAGGKSRRVSSTYKAFIQLGNKSVIERLVSGLWGQFEEIIIVADEVERYADLGLEILIDLMPAKGPLVGLYTGLAAIRSPYSFVVACDMPFLSAGLIELMKKVIRPEDDVLIPRVQERLHPLHAIYSRNCLPVIKAKIGSGNFSMHSILPELKVRYLEEEEIRTICRPEIALFNLNTDQDVEEARRLVLEGDVPLTIRNRKGG, translated from the coding sequence ATGACCGCCCTGATTTTAGCTGGGGGAAAGAGCCGCCGCGTCTCTTCTACTTACAAGGCCTTTATCCAATTGGGTAACAAGTCTGTCATCGAACGTCTGGTTAGCGGGCTGTGGGGTCAATTTGAAGAGATCATCATTGTGGCTGATGAGGTCGAACGATACGCTGACCTGGGGCTGGAAATCCTTATCGACCTAATGCCGGCCAAAGGGCCTTTGGTAGGGCTTTACACCGGTCTGGCAGCTATCCGGTCTCCTTACAGCTTTGTGGTGGCCTGCGATATGCCCTTTCTTAGCGCCGGCTTGATTGAACTTATGAAGAAAGTCATCAGACCGGAGGACGATGTTCTTATCCCACGGGTCCAAGAAAGATTACATCCTCTTCACGCTATATATTCCCGTAATTGTCTACCGGTCATTAAAGCTAAGATAGGGAGTGGTAACTTTTCTATGCATTCCATCTTACCAGAGTTGAAGGTAAGATACCTTGAAGAGGAAGAAATTCGGACTATATGCCGTCCAGAAATAGCCCTCTTTAATCTGAATACAGATCAGGATGTAGAAGAGGCCAGGAGATTAGTTTTGGAGGGAGATGTGCCCCTTACCATCCGTAATAGGAAAGGAGGCTGA